From a single Rutidosis leptorrhynchoides isolate AG116_Rl617_1_P2 chromosome 5, CSIRO_AGI_Rlap_v1, whole genome shotgun sequence genomic region:
- the LOC139849110 gene encoding uncharacterized protein, which translates to MYLFSQELLWQLKESKSLHLDPLNRKRVSAPHVSKESSSKSKSQKGHVSDKRPRLSKSKVQRVGQEEGRGLGRLQLQDEDTEPEDDAQRQNEEYDNYTSYDEDFEEHRQQGELQQTEVQLTEVLHEQPEEGSCVNEETEPDNQSRGPTLMRQIYMQKPHVRLPITFNEHGQPIGANSSQFTHFLGHLSRSYQYCPIYRPWNKVKPEKKDKLLKFLRTKFDFPPTTNSWILQSYGRKMKNWRSRVKECYFDPSKPMEELLKSPPLQLTKRHWRRLLEYWTRDDVMEMTGKNKDNRAKKKLSQMTGKKSFARIREELKVKLGREPTRVDMFKECYKIGEGEAARVFEKMKDLTEKLGDGATDVPGPDDVFATVMGKAKNGTAEMYGLGVCANHLWGAGPSRLAVSKVNAQLMSRNTQLKEENARLKAEKNNGPGAQNDGSRVHANGSGDHHLWVEKEVYVKNLTNFEKVAIGRLRSVDPNTVLNGTELEHGWCEVHVQVTIKKDEALFRPYDYLKCIHDITSMSIAWPAQLIELVRVD; encoded by the exons ATGTATCTTTTTTCACAAGAACT ATTATGGCAATTGAAGGAATCAAAAAGTCTTCACTTAGATCCTCTCAACAG AAAACGAGTTAGTGCACCTCATGTCTCCAAAGAATCATCCTCAAAATCCAAGTCTCAAAAGGGCCATGTAAGTGATAAAAGGCCGAGGTTAAGTAAAAGTAAAGTTCAACGAGTCGGCCAAGAAGAAGGTAGAGGTCTGGGTCGTCTTCAACTGCAAGATGAAGATACGGAGCCCGAGGATGATGCACAACGACAAAATGAAGAATACGATAATTACACAAGCTATGATGAAGATTTTGAAGAGCATCGTCAACAAGGTGAACTACAACAAACTGAAGTACAACTAACTGAAGTACTACATGAACAACCTGAAGAAGGTTCATGTGTGAATGAAGAAACTGAACCag ATAATCAGTCGAGAGGACCGACTCTTATGCGGCAGATTTATATGCAAAAGCCACATGTTCGACTTCCTATTACTTTTAATGAACATGGCCAGCCAATTGGTGCAAACAGTAGTCAATTTACCCATTTTCTTGGTCACTTATCGCGGAGTTACCAGTATTGTCCAATTTATAGACCGTGGAACAAAGTTAAACCCGAAAAGAAGGATAAGTTGTTGAAGTTCTTAAGG aCAAAGTTTGATTTTCCACCAACTACTAATTCGTGGATACTCCAATCATATGGGCGCAAGATGAAAAATTGGAGGTCGAGAGTTAAGGAATGTTACTTTGACCCGTCTAAACCAATGGAGGAGCTATTAAAGTCACCACCTCTACAACTAACCAAAAGACACTGGAGAAGACTTCTTGAATATTGGACCAGAGATGATGTGATG GAGATGACCGGAAAAAACAAAGACAATAGGGCTAAAAAGAAGTTGTCACAAATGACGGGGAAAAAAAGTTTTGCAAGAATTCGTGAAGAACTGAAG GTGAAGTTGGGAAGAGAGCCAACTAGGGTGGATATGTTTAAGGAATGTTACAAAATCGGTGAAGGTGAAGCTGCTCGTGTCTTT GAAAAAATGAAAGACCTAACTGAGAAACTCGGTGATGGTGCAACTGATGTACCTGGACCAGATGACGTTTTTGCCACGGTAATGGGTAAAGCTAAAAATGGTACTGCAGAAATGTACGGACTTGGTGTTTGCGCCAATCATTTGTGGGGTGCAGGACCTAGTCGATTAGCTGTTAGCAAAGTAAATGCTCAGTTGATGTCTAGAAATACACAACTTAAAGAAGAAAATGCAAGATTAAAAGCCGAGAAGAATAATGGTCCGGGTGCTCAGAATGATGGTTCGCGTGTTCATGCTAATGGTTCGGGTGATCACCATTTATGG GTCGAAAAGGAAGTTTATGTAAAAAACCTTACAAACTTCGAGAAGGTAGCAATAGGAAGGTTGAGAAGTGTTGATCCAAATACGGTTCTTAATGGAACAGAACTTGAACATGGTTGGTGTGAGGTCCATGTTCAGGTGACCATTAAAAAAGATGAAGCTTTGTTTAGGCCATATGATTATTTGAAATGCATTCATGACATCACTAGTATGTCTATTGCTTGGCCTGCTCAGTTAATCGAG TTGGTACGTGTGGATTGA